The sequence below is a genomic window from Sparus aurata chromosome 6, fSpaAur1.1, whole genome shotgun sequence.
GTGAGAAATAGAAATCTTgacatctgtgtttctgtgacatCTCCATTATTTCCCCCTaactttttttatgttatttctctttgggtttttttttccccatcttgCAGCTCTATTTACAGAGGTGCCACACGACATCACGACACAGAGCGGCGAGGATGTAGAGATGGCTTGTTCTTTCCGTGGAGCGGGCTCTCCCTCCTACTTGCTGGAGATCCAGTGGTGGTACATCAAGAACCACAGAGACTGGCAAGAGAAGACCGCCCGGATCACTAATAATGTAAGCCGCGAGGGATAACAGACTACTTGTTGTGGGTCCCAGCAGGGGTAGCTATTACTACCCTGGGGGgttcgctgctgctgctgctgctgccaggggCCACATGGAAGTTAACTCAGCTTAAAAATGATCCTGAGATTTGACTTACACTTccatgtgtgtgttaaagtgaaactctcgccaaaatgcaacctaggctttctttgtaaatgtatatgagtcaaaccttctcgtaaaagcataattatgacgaaagaggcaaaGAGGTACCGTAGAGGTACCGTAGTTTCGTATTCGGGTCAAGCTTATTTTCTCAGTgcaaggggcacttttacgatggcatcaaaatcgctatttttaaaacactaagaaggctcgacacaacatgaaactttgttcgtagtatcaccagggtctctacacatgaacacgagcattgagaacattgtttgtgtacactgggtttactaaaaagagagttttcgAACAaatcaccttagcagtagcttgttccgctcccagtcgtcatggcagccgagaactatcgatctcagaatgcaacgtaactttgaggagagttaaggtggaccgctactgtcttccggcgACAACTATCCACACggtatctcacgtgacttttacGGCTTTTtgttttagtattgtttcttatatgaggctcctttttcaacttcaaagtCAATATTATTTTTCGCTAActacaaaacaatgaattatcggTATAtctatatggaactaagctttaggagcagTCCACTTTAACtcacctccatgttacgtcgcattcggagatcgacacttctcactggcaggacggtggcgagcggaggaaacatctgctaacgtgagttgtccaaaagctttctttttagtaaactatCACATCACAagtaacacactcacacatcagcGACACAAtcaaacaggaaaaagaaaatgtattattgtatATTATCTTTTCATCATAGTTACACGATTGCAGGTACCATAACACGTATTTACATGTCTgtgtgaaagaaacaaaaagaaatgctgaaCCCAACTGTCTGATGGAAGTGTTTGATGAAGAGCCAACTCTTTTTATAACAACATTTCACATGGTTcccagtaaaaaataaaaacagaaaacagaatggAAATTATGTCCTGAATCATGTATATGCTAATGAATCATTTTTCTCTGTCGCCTACATTGTTTCTTCAAAGTTAAACCTTTTCAGGCAATCTCCcctttttcagccttttttggACGGAGCCGCTCGGACTGAACCGAAGCTCGCTGTATGTCAGGCATAAGGGGAGTGGAGTATTAGCCGTGGCAGAAACCCTCTGGTGCGAAAACGAAGGGATAATTGCTGATTAGCATTTGCCTGCACTGGGGGGAACAGGTTGACTCTCTCCCATCACGGGGGAACTCAGACTCCCCTGTTGCGCCTCTCGACACCATAATTGGCACTGAGAAAGAAATAGATTTTCAAAATCTCTGTCTGCTGCATGCATAATTCATACCTATGCCCAAAAGAATACCTCTGCGGCACTGCACACACATCCATTCACACATCTGATGCTCGGAGGCTGTAGACATCTTTGAACATGCGCACATGCAAACATACGTAAAGCTTaaccaaaagagaaaaagtgcAACAGATAAGCAATCCAGGGAGACTTGGCTTTTCAGAAACACGGCGGAAGACATCAGACATGTTTGTCCACTGTaatgtttttgctgctgtgAGCCAATGAGAATGAGATATTTTTAACACGAGGATTTTTAGAAAGGTGCAGCCTCGGTCAGCACTCTCGTCGCTAATCCATCATCCATATTCTCTTTGCAGTTCGTACCTCTGGAGGAATCATCCAAAGATGCCACCAAGATCAGTGTGAGTTTGATCTTGCGTTAACTCTCGACTGATATGAAGCAAAGACAATACTaaccacatatttttttttaaagatgtatttCCATTCATGGAGAAGTGCttcagttaaaggtgcactatgtggtGTTGGGGAGGAAAAATTTAATCACAGGAGAAATATCTTCATGgaaaaactaaatgaacaatCTTTCTTAAATTGACTgacatgactgaataaacaaactgacattaaaggacaacacaatgtcatactgttatttatatgtggcggaccccgccacctttttAGCTACAAACAGTgtcctggggaccttatttccctctgagaacagcttgtttattcagctatggaaaaaatacatatttatgagtttgtattattacctcattaatactgtaaatattacatttctgagtttgaattttctctcaaaaactacatagcgcCCCTTTAAGTGAAAAAACTTAAACTTTAAGTGTATGTCCacattgtatatttttttgtgtcCCCATTAGGTGGTAAAAGTGGCCGGCAGCAACATCTCCCACAAGCTCCGTCTCTCCAGCGTCAAGCCGTCAGACGAGGGAACGTACGAGTGCCGCGTCATCGACTTCAGCGGCAACGTGGCGCAGCACCACCGCGTCCACGCCTACCTCCAGGTGGAGCCTGAGAGGAGCCAGGGGTCGGACGACGCCAAGCTGCGGGAGCCGGGGCAGCAGTCACATGGGAACCACCCGCACCCCCACCGCCAAGCAGAGGGCAGGGAACTGAAGAGGAGATcagccggcagcagcagcactgactgTGATGAAAGCTGCATGCTCTAGAGTGGGCGGCCTGCCTGTCGGTCTGCATGCTCATGACTTATCTTGAGAGAGGGACGGTCATCAACACACACCCGTCACCACAGAGTTGAGGCGTCAGACGTTGCTGGACCCCACAGTTTGTTCATCTGTCTTTATTATTGCTGTTAAAAGGGCACGGTGTTATTGACAGAACGTACGATTGCGTTCTTTTAGTCGCTGGATTATTTGTCtccgtgctttttttttttttttttttgcatttgtgttaACGTAACGACAGAGaactttactttatttatttgtattttatccAGGCGGGACTCTATGGGGGGTGAGCACCCAGAACCTTTAGTTACAGTGCACAGAGTCAGAATCATCATGGAGATCACTGAGAACAACTCACTGATACAGACACAGATCATTTCCTGTGTTTTACCAAACACATGCCAAAAGCTGTAGTATTCTAATGTAAATGCTTTCTATGaaataaagattaaattaaGCTCTTTTCATTCATCTGAACACTTTTCATTTGTGTAATCTTTGTTTGAATCTTATCTGTACGCAGCTTTCTATACCCCGACTGAAGtgtttgttaaaataaaatgtatgccTTCATCACATCAAGATAATATATAGATTCTTGTGTATATTCACACTTACTGTCGACTTTTACTGCTATCCTTTCAATAAAGTTTACCCCATGCTATTAACCAAATGACTCAAGAAAACACAACTGCAATATGTTAACCTCTCCAAACCTTTTTCTGTCATGGAGTTCTTCATCTGAATCACATTCTCCTCTTTGCCTGTGTTTGTTCTAAGTGCTGCTGTTTGCTATCTGTTCCGTTAAATACATTCATTTGAAATTCCCTTggtcgttttttttctctctgattcTGCTTTTCAGTCCTGTACACCAATGATTGACTCAACGTTGCAGTGAACTTACAGACATTTTAACTTACAGGCACGAGGTTAGCTCCAGGCAAACAGGACACTTTTGTCACACTTAATAGCGTCAAGAGAAACTTACTTTTGTTGAAACCAGAAGACTACTAGTTCAGTTGTTTTTCACTATATCCATATATCCCTAATTTCTCACTGATCTTAGTGTAATGGAGCAAAATACCAAACATGTCAAGCCCTGTTCTCTGTAGAGGAGATCTTTGGTTTGGTCTGTAGATCTTTGCGTGTCTTTAATTTAAACTGTGTGGCTGCCTGTTACCGTGCAACACACACAATGCCTCTGACAGAAGAGCTCTACCTGTTTTTAAAACTTGCAATCTCTGTTTGTGGCCAGCAGAGCGCAGCACTTCCTCTAACTGTAGGAACATGAATCTTACACACTCCTATGCCTGCTGACATGCCtgtgctggatgtgtaaatcaAGGGTGTCCACAACAGAAACTTAATGGCGGACAATGGGCCAAAAGCAAACATATGGAAGTCCATTTCAGCCAGTTCAAGAAACTGtagacaactcagccttttcaTTGACGAgacataattatgagataaatgttgactttttatCATCTCACAATTATGACTATAAATCTCCTAATTTAATTCTAATCTTCTAATTCCGGCTTTATCTCATGACTTCAACaatttatctcataattatgatttatgggaatattttacatttacggaatatttttttccaccaagGCTTGCattaaaaatgacttgattatCGAAAGATAATTGTATTAGTTAAAGAGCATTTTAACtggtaaagaaataaaacagcataaatAATATCACATCATGAAAGAAAACCACGACATATCAACATCAAGCAATTTCCAAGCTCTCATCTGAGGATcatagctgctatttatcaaggatacCTTGAGTGCTATATGATTTAAGTGCTAGCGATaacatacaagtgcatatacgtttttttccccctacacTTTCCTACACTATGACTTACCTTCATCCCCAAGCTTGTCCCAGGCACAAGGAGAGAGGAAGTAGACTTGTTTGACAGGAACGCATGCGACTAAATCTGCACTCTGGAGTCATGCTCTCAGTCCAACAAGATCTACGACTGTGTTAGTGTTTGTCAGTCTGACCGAAACATTATCACAAACTCTGAGACACGTTTAACAACTCCTTTTATTGTTGTGCACCAAAATAGTATATAACAAAATAGTACATAGTactgaaaatacaaataatcaCATCAGGTTGTGAGAAGAGACAGTACATATTCTGCAAAAGTGTTGCATGCTCAGATCTGATTAGTTCAAAAAGAACAAATTGTCCTCAGGTCACATTTCGGTATCTATGGCTCTGAACTGAAATGTTAACAATATACAGTGAGCTTCTAAAGCATGTGAATAGAAAAAGCATTAAATGTATGAAACGCTGTTCAAAAGAAGGTGCATCTGCTATTCTTTAGCTGGCTGCACAGTTGTGAGAAGAGTAAGAATACTGCAGTCTAATGGActgcaaatgtaaataaaaaagccTTATTTTCCAATAATGACATTTCTGTAACCCTTGACGTGACACAGCTTTTTGCTGTTGAAGTCGACCACCAGCTTTCTCAGGCCAGAGTGGGTGGGAGTGAAGTAAATTTTCACCTTGGCATCTTCTCCTGGGCCCACTGAGGAGGTCagactgtggaaaaaaaatattgaaatatcatATCTGTAACAAAGACAAGAAAGGACAGTAAACCAACTCCCCTGATTgcataaatatttaaacaagCTCATGACAGCTCTGACTATTTAGGGAGACAATGCAGACGGAGCTGTTTGAACTGCTCAGCAgaaaagtgaaacagagctctgGACTAAGACTAACACTGACCATAAAATCATGGGAGTGCAAACACATCTGCTTATGTAAGATAACTGATTGGCCTTTCCTTACTTAACTcgctgaaataaatcaaatatattCATAAAGTTGAGCAATAACGAGGCATCTCACTGGCATTTAATCAGATGCATTCCGTCTAATTCCCCTGTCTGCTCCTGTGAACCCCTGTGCTGCAGTTTCTTTTATCCATCGGGCTGCTGTCCTGACTAAACACTGTCACGTCCAGCCAGACATCTGGACGCTGCACCAGGACCAGTGCAACAAATCATTACAAAATACAGCGCATATCTCAGAGTTTGGAAATCATCTGGAGAAGAAACATCTCCGTGACATACAAATTATGATTTGtacaaaaaggccaaaaaaaagcCGATTAAGTTATTAAAGGCAGGGCGGGTTGTGTTGGTGAGCTAGTTTGTTGCTCTGTGCTTTAATATATATGGaatgtttcttctttgtttggagaattttttttttttaaatgattaactAAGAATGTTTCAGTTGTTGATGTTCCAATTCATGATGGCTCAGCTGGTGCTCTGTGCGTCACGAGAGAATAATAGCTTCTAGGGACTCATCCGACCTCTCAGAGATGACGTGTCCACCAGTCAGGTTGGCCCCCTCGATGCTGAAGCAGCATTCCTCCAGCGGctctggcagagggttctgcatGGTGATCTCTGCAGCCAGCTTCCGATTCTCCTTCGGTTCACCCAGGATCTGCAGAGCACAGCCACCGCTTTGTGTTATTTGATGATGGTCTCACAATAAGTGCAATACACGTGTGCTTGTGCCAAATAGTAAATACTGTAGGCTCCTGAAGGTCAAATATCATGCTTACTATAAAGTGTTTAGCTGCTTGCCGAGAGCAGTAAAGCTGTCACAACCTTACAGAAGTCCTGACAGCTTAATTAGAGGAACAATTTCCGAATACGTGCAGTTCTCTGTGGATTGAGTGTTTCCATACTGTCACAGACTTTTTATGGCACGCAGACCTGCTTTATTAATAAAAAAGATCCAATATGGGACCATTCctgaaaatacatgtaaaatgaTCCTAAAGCACCTATCCCAGTCTAGCCCGAAGTACATTCAAAGCTGTCGTTGAACCATTTGGAGTGTGTTTTGGGCTCTTCTAAAAGGTTACAGTCAGTTAGTTGGctagcttgtttgtttgtgtgttgattgTACGTGGCTGATGTGGTTTTATCTTCAAAATGGTTTGCATCAACCCATCACAAGAATCTAAGCTTTCTAATGACATATTACATGACTATACACTTAAATTGAGGCATTTGCCTCCGTGCTTTGCTTTGCTGTGGTTTGGAaggattatcattattatcattttcaattactgtcatgattatttttttaatattatttctaATCAATTTTCAagacttgtttttaatttgactttaaatttacatttaatttgactttttccACCATCATCAGTGATAGGTTAATAGCCACAtactctctttttcttttcctcttttcaaaGTCGATACTGTTGTTGCAGCTCACTGCACTGTACTCACTCTGACTTTGATTTCTGGATTGTCCAGCACAATGTTCCTCAGTGCCAGCATTGGCTGTCCGCCGGAGTAGTCCAACAACAGAGCTGCCAGGCGGATTAAGTTTTCCTCAGTGATCAGGCCACCATACTTGGAGTAATTCAGCCTTAGTGGAACTCGCCTTTCTGGAAGGAACCCACACAGTATATTTAATACTCACAGTGAAAAGTGTGAAAAGCATCAGCACGGTACAACACCGCATGATGACTCGGCTCACCTGCCCCTGGGGAGAGTTCAACATTGAGCAGGTCTTTAAAGCCACAGTTCTCTCCCACGTTGCCATTGTAGGACATTGCGCAGGATCCAAACACCAGGCGGCACTTCTTCTGGCTCTCAGTGTTGTTGGTAACCACTGCGAACACATCAAAGTCGCAGCCCTTCCTTATGTCTGAACCGACCTTGATAGTGAGGTGTAGGCCTTGATCCTGCTCCTGCTGTTGGAGCAGCTTGTTTTGGTGGTTGGCCTTCTCGAAAGTAGCCCGCTCCTCATCCGAGCCTGTCGATTTGTGGAAGCAACAAAATCACACACTTCAGTCAAGTGCAATACAATTCACAAGACAAATTTCCTGTTATACTAAAGGAGTGTACATCTGACCTTCTTAAACAAAGGAAGGGACTTTATTTACATTAAGATAAACAAGATTCCTGGTAGGGTCTGTAAGAATTTACACAGCAAATGACCTTGATGTGACCCGCTGGTAAGTAGATGAGGTTCGCATATACAAGTTTTGTGATGCATTGTAATTCTCGAGGGATGTTTAGTTAGGTCTGTCTACCTTCAGGGTATTTGTAGAGATGAGTGATGTCCTCTCTGGCGTCACTGCCCACACTCTTTGTGCTGATCTTCTGGCCCACCGTTGAAGTGTAGGTGACTTTGGATTGGCTGCCATCCGCTTTCTTCATGAAGTAGTCGACATCAGCGTTGACCTCAGCAAAGACGAATGGGGCATCGTACTTGAAAGTGAGCTCGCCCTCCTTGATGGCCCGGACAGGGACCGGCCCACAGCAGTACACTCCTTATGGAAGGAGACAATGTGGAGCCAAAGTTGATCAAACCAAGCCAATCAAGCCAAACCAATCAAGCCAAATTGGTGAGGAATTGGCTTGTTTAAAAATGCTCTCATTGGATCCTTCAGTGCAGCCTATTCATTACCGTGGCTCTTCTCCTGAGGTGTAGGGTCACTGGCCTGCCAGCCATTAAAATCAGGGGATTTAAGGTCAGGCCTGGTCATCCAGTTCTCCACCCAGCAGTGATAATTCCTACAGACAcgatacacacaaacatcacatcATGCACTTTCTGTTTTGGCACATGTCACAAACAGGACTATCAAAACTGCAGTAAACTTGTTGACTATTGAACTTTATTGCATATGCTTTCCATCTGTGGATCCAAATATCATATGATGGCCATGATGTTGTTGGGATATGTATAGCTTGTATAAATCTTGTCTTCCTGATAAGCTCTAACAAACTTGTGGGTAAACCCATGTGTTTATGTTGATGTTAGACTGTTGCTGATACCTGAAAGCTTTTCTATTGGCTAACCTTCTCATATGATTAGTGGGAAGGCCAATCAGGTCTGGTTCCTTCGTTCCAGAAAAACTCCTAACACTCAggttcttctctttctcccatTGCATTGATCTTACACAAGCCTCCTCCTACTGACATACATAAAACATATGAGCACTTACCAGATCATTTCTCTCGATTTCATGAGAGCTCCCTTTTCATCGATGTATTGTTCAATCACCAGGTTGCTGTTGGTGTCGTGGGCTGAGTTGAAGTTAGTGACCACTCGGCAGGGGATGCCGAGGGCTCTGGAAACTAAAAGGGAATAAAAACAGCTTACATGAATATTGCAATCCTAACAGGGGGAGCAAAATTGATACTGTCATGTCAGTGCTATGTTGTCGTGCATGGTTGGGACAATTCAAATGTGTTTCCTAGTGATAAGCTACCAGGCTCTGTTTTGTCCTATCTTACCTGAACAGGCCACTGCAGCAAACACCCAGCACTGTCCGTAGCGAACAGGCAGACAGTCTTGTCTGTCCCAGCTGCGCAGGATCTCCACACTGCCCCTCCAGAGCAGAGGGCTGACACCTCCGTCATAGTTATTTGTCCATCTTCCCAGCAACACCCCTTTGTCATCATTACAATTCACCTAGCAGGCAAAGGAAATGAGTGTTTTGTGGACATAAAAATCCAAGCTAAACCCATCTATGCCCATCTAACCCatctgaagtagatggagataGCAGACGTGACTCACCATGGCACTCAGGACTCTGGAAACATAGGTGGGAATTCCCCTCTTTGAGCAGTCTTTGCCGGGAAATTTCAGACATTTAGGATTCATATCCAGAATCTTCAGACAGATATCCAGGATTCCACTTTCAAACTGTACAGAGAAGCAAGTATTACTGCTGATTTATTGTTTATCATTGACAGAAGTAACAAAGTGGGAAAAAGTGAGAGCAAAGGTTGGGCATCCAACAGGTGCGAACACACAGCCTTTCAGATGTCCCATTGTTCCGTGCTGTAAACCCCCCTCAGCTGCACAAGTAATGAACTGCTAATGTCAGGCTAATTTGAACTGTATCAGATGTCATAGAAGAGGCTACGGTATGTGAGTGAGACAAAGTGTCAGTGTTGGTGTTGGTACCTGGCCAAAGTTCCAGGGAGTCGGTACGGGATACTTGGCGCTGCCTCGAAAGATGATTCCATCCTGAGATAAGACATACTCTTCCAGACTCCGCTCATCGTCCATATACACTCTATCtcctgttgcccagatacatcacaaacaataaaatcaatgtCACAATGCATGTCATTTGTGGAACATGACGGGTATAGTGTTGGTTCTAATTGGTTGGAAACTAGAAAAACATCCTGCAGTGGACGGAGTTCATGCACAGCACTTTAACAGAATTTTAAACTTTGACTTAACTTAATAGAAAAGTTTGTCTCCTCTGGATATTCGCTTTTTCTGTTCAACCTTAAGCTACAGCCAGAGGCAAGCTTAGTTTAGCGTGAAGATTTGAAACAGCTGGCCTGgttctgtccaaaggtaactAAACCCAGCTTCAGACACCTGTAAGTTCACTACTCAACATTTTATATCTCATTTCCAAGCAAACTCATGGTGACTTAAAGAAGGAAGAAACAACCTGTGTATAACATGTTACCAGCAAGTCAGCAAGTGACTACGAGCCAAGAAACagcttgaaaaatgtgtacagtttattttttgtttacattaaaCTATATTCAACATGTTTATTAGCgggctttagaggtgctggtaggcagACTGTTATCTTCAGACAGCATCAGGCTGTTTCCTTGTTTCCAATCTTCAAGCTTAGCTAAGCTAATTGGCTGCTTTCTGTAACTTCTTACCAGAGGGATATGAAATTGatcttcacattaaaacattaaaactgttgcttagaaaatcacaaaataattaCTGAAGCAAAACTTCTACCATTCACCTACATGAATATCACATATAATTGAATAGAGCTATTGTTATACAAAAATAGAGTTCAGACTTTTTTTCCACAATTCTGACAATTCAGAAACAATTCTTTACAAAATTTCTTCCTTCATCCTGCCCTTATCCTCCTCAGTGAATATGTCTTGTCATAAGCCCACAGTGAAATTAAATCTGATCTTCAAGGAATTTAGCAGCCTCAGATTGCAACACAAGATACACTCCCTGACAGTTTGATGTACGGTCTGTTTACCCACCTGGACACCAAGGGTTAAAGAGCAGGATAAACTCAATCCGCCCCGACTGCCCCAAGGTCAGGGTGTAGCGGCCTATTGGTGCGTCGGGGGGCGAGCAGATGGCGAGGGTCGCAGTGTTCCCGGGGGGGCTGGTGACAGCGGCGCTCCAGCGGGAAGTGTCAATGACGGCGGACAGACCAAAGGAGGCCCTGGTGCCATTCTCCTCAGAGGGTTGAGGACCTGCATTCAACAGTAAACGTGGTTAGTGACTACATGTGGGCATCAGCCAAGAGATTTTTGgtgaaatgtttgtgtctgGGGAGTGGAAAGGGTTCGTTTTCATCAAACCATTTTCCCAACCATGCCTAAATTTAGTTCAAACATCTCTGGAATCTGCTCTCATGCATGGTCAGCGTAACTGTGTAATGGTTCATAATTACAACCAAAACTGAATGGGACTCAACGCGACCTCAGTTCTCGTTTGATTTAAGTTTGATTTAATAACTTGTTTTCCCCTCAGTCCAAAGACTACATTCCTTTGTATCTTCCACTCAGTACAGCCAACTAAACCAAGGGCAGGCTTTTTGACCACTTCCCTCTCAGAGGGTGGGATTAACTTTCATGCTCCAATCCATCTAAATATACTTGACTTTCAATGGTTGATAATGTTATCTATGATTATACACATGCTTTCCTGTTGGCAAGCAACACTTCCTATTCAAACAGTTGAATACGAGAGCAAGTAACAGCTGTCTGATCATTCTCTATATGAGAAGTTTATCCAAATATGAACTGAGGGGAAAAGATAGATACgttttcagtatttttcatGTGTATTGTGAAGGCAAATACATGAGAACACAGTATCTGCCGCTACCAAGAATAATAGTTAAGGCCATTTCCAGCAGCAGAACAATAAGGGAGTAGCTGGGGTTAACGGTGGAAAAACCAACTGAAGATGTTGCTACTGTAAGTTTGCTCAATGGGAAAGCCAGCAGCAGTATTGTGGGCCACTTCAAAATTACTTCCTTTTCCTTTACTGATACTTTCCCTTCTCATCTTTGAAATCACAATAGGTGGCAAAGAAAACAGCGGCAGCAGAAAAACACGGTGGGTTCAGATGTGAACTTAACTTCCTAAATGAGAAGAGCAACCACAATGTTTTTCCTTCATTATAGGAtcattatgaaaacatttttcatgctGTGAAAGCTTCGTTCATTTACCTTTCTGAATGTTTTGATGAAGGGCcttaatgtaatatttttaggCTAATATCCCGATAACGATAATTTGCCCAGCCCTTCCTGGTGCAGAGTAAATAACTATTTTGCTAAGAGAAAATCTGTTAAAATATTCTGTGTGTATGATGTCATAAGTAAAGAGGTAAATGAGGGAGTAGCACCTGTTTCTACAACGCAGTCGAGAGAGCTGAGTCCTGGTTGGTAGTTTCCTGAGCGGAGGTACAAACTGATCGTGAATTTTTGGCCTCTCCTCACGATCAGGCGG
It includes:
- the tgm2b gene encoding protein-glutamine gamma-glutamyltransferase 2, with the translated sequence MAQALDIERWNLECEFNNLDHHTDLNGADRLIVRRGQKFTISLYLRSGNYQPGLSSLDCVVETGPQPSEENGTRASFGLSAVIDTSRWSAAVTSPPGNTATLAICSPPDAPIGRYTLTLGQSGRIEFILLFNPWCPGDRVYMDDERSLEEYVLSQDGIIFRGSAKYPVPTPWNFGQFESGILDICLKILDMNPKCLKFPGKDCSKRGIPTYVSRVLSAMVNCNDDKGVLLGRWTNNYDGGVSPLLWRGSVEILRSWDRQDCLPVRYGQCWVFAAVACSVSRALGIPCRVVTNFNSAHDTNSNLVIEQYIDEKGALMKSREMIWNYHCWVENWMTRPDLKSPDFNGWQASDPTPQEKSHGVYCCGPVPVRAIKEGELTFKYDAPFVFAEVNADVDYFMKKADGSQSKVTYTSTVGQKISTKSVGSDAREDITHLYKYPEGSDEERATFEKANHQNKLLQQQEQDQGLHLTIKVGSDIRKGCDFDVFAVVTNNTESQKKCRLVFGSCAMSYNGNVGENCGFKDLLNVELSPGAERRVPLRLNYSKYGGLITEENLIRLAALLLDYSGGQPMLALRNIVLDNPEIKVRILGEPKENRKLAAEITMQNPLPEPLEECCFSIEGANLTGGHVISESLTSSVGPGEDAKVKIYFTPTHSGLRKLVVDFNSKKLCHVKGYRNVIIGK
- the vstm2lb gene encoding V-set and transmembrane domain-containing protein 2-like protein; the protein is MGALGVIIGILQYAGLYIQLNAAVDVGHGEVDNHISGNALFTEVPHDITTQSGEDVEMACSFRGAGSPSYLLEIQWWYIKNHRDWQEKTARITNNFVPLEESSKDATKISVVKVAGSNISHKLRLSSVKPSDEGTYECRVIDFSGNVAQHHRVHAYLQVEPERSQGSDDAKLREPGQQSHGNHPHPHRQAEGRELKRRSAGSSSTDCDESCML